Proteins found in one Seonamhaeicola sp. S2-3 genomic segment:
- a CDS encoding alpha/beta hydrolase, whose product MKPKHAIYTFILLFISVNLGFAQNNKAFTWNDTTLVNSNECLSNETNFTNFKLTKTTNEAISNLNIYVEVNFKSKIFNSLEAFNNFDLEFWLLSIKAFKANANLKITVAYSVNSVAQEQFFTFCLKYIESAARGEETASQKTEYVKLPVYFATDRNKVNTNNFNEAFGPKRSNLKYGICEVSIPLNHDLGNIESPSIWRFEFSEDPSKHIMIQGINMLEKDKFFKSLSKGIKKSKSKSTFLFVHGYNTSFSEAAKRTAQISHDLLFDGKPVFYSWPSQASMFKYPKDESNIEWARHNIKNFLEDYIIKSEAEDIYLVAHSMGNRGLTRAIVDLITEKPHLRKHIKEIILAAPDIDADVFKNDIAPKMASKIQKPITLYVSSDDLALKASKALHGNPRAGDAGEGLVIVNGIETIDASGVDTSFLSHSYFADTNTIISDIFDIIKSGKRALNRERLKLMKLSNKIYWRVKH is encoded by the coding sequence TTGAAACCTAAACACGCCATTTACACCTTTATTTTATTGTTTATATCTGTAAATTTAGGATTTGCACAAAACAATAAAGCTTTTACTTGGAATGATACCACGTTGGTTAATTCAAACGAGTGTTTAAGCAATGAAACTAATTTTACTAATTTTAAACTCACCAAAACTACTAATGAAGCCATTAGTAATTTAAATATTTATGTTGAGGTTAATTTTAAAAGTAAAATATTTAACAGCTTAGAAGCTTTTAATAACTTCGATTTAGAGTTTTGGCTACTCTCCATTAAGGCTTTTAAAGCCAATGCTAACTTAAAAATTACAGTAGCTTATAGTGTAAACTCTGTAGCACAAGAACAATTTTTTACTTTCTGTTTAAAATATATTGAAAGTGCTGCAAGAGGCGAAGAAACAGCATCACAAAAAACAGAATATGTTAAGCTTCCGGTTTACTTTGCAACAGATAGAAATAAAGTAAATACAAATAATTTTAATGAAGCCTTTGGGCCTAAACGGTCTAATTTAAAATATGGTATTTGTGAGGTTAGTATTCCTTTAAATCATGATTTGGGTAATATTGAAAGCCCTTCTATTTGGCGATTTGAATTTTCAGAAGACCCTTCAAAACATATCATGATACAAGGTATTAATATGCTTGAAAAAGATAAATTCTTTAAATCTTTATCTAAAGGCATAAAAAAATCAAAATCAAAAAGTACGTTTTTATTTGTGCATGGTTATAACACTTCCTTTAGTGAAGCCGCCAAAAGAACTGCTCAAATATCGCATGATTTACTGTTTGATGGAAAACCTGTTTTTTACAGTTGGCCGTCTCAGGCTTCAATGTTTAAATATCCTAAAGACGAATCTAACATAGAATGGGCAAGACACAACATTAAAAACTTTTTAGAAGATTATATAATAAAGTCTGAAGCAGAAGATATTTATTTGGTAGCCCATAGTATGGGGAATAGAGGCCTTACAAGAGCTATTGTTGATTTAATAACAGAAAAACCACATTTAAGAAAGCATATAAAAGAAATTATTTTAGCAGCACCAGACATTGATGCCGATGTTTTTAAAAATGATATAGCGCCAAAAATGGCATCAAAAATTCAAAAACCAATAACCTTGTATGTATCATCAGATGATTTAGCTTTAAAAGCTTCAAAAGCATTACACGGAAACCCAAGAGCAGGCGATGCTGGAGAAGGTTTAGTTATTGTTAATGGTATTGAAACTATTGATGCTAGTGGGGTTGATACTAGCTTTTTAAGTCATTCTTATTTTGCAGATACAAACACTATTATTTCTGATATTTTCGACATTATAAAATCTGGAAAACGCGCTCTTAACAGAGAACGATTAAAGTTAATGAAACTCTCAAACAAAATTTATTGGCGCGTAAAACATTAA